One genomic window of Pedosphaera parvula Ellin514 includes the following:
- a CDS encoding MG2 domain-containing protein, which translates to MNQHSQNDPKHSSSPHGAPNRKPIGSLLAKGLILAILAVTVYSIYVAVHEPDPQETVFLGQTKLASASPAAFRILVRHRATGSPVQNAKVGLNLSSKFHSTINLGTFYTGADGSLGDNINIPDLPPGSYQLTVDVSSRLGRDKLIEKMEVQHAVRILLSSDKPIYQPGQTIRLRSLVSNTRTQAPFTNEPVTFEVSDPKGNKVFKETHKVSSFGIASADFVLASELNLGNYTIRAISGTATTESSIQVKRYVLPKFKVNITTDKTYYLPGYNVAGKIQVKYFFGKPVANASVKLKVTSLQEKSFAAFEIPGTTDSSGNFSFQFVAPDFFAGMPQNNLQAFLDLNVEVTDTAGHQEQTASSLTVTQSELDLAVVPDGGRVVPGVENLLYVLTTYPDGQPAICKVFLAGASYQSDAQGVCVIKFFPAEINPLLELQALDNTGKKARLNYYPEVKADTSPLLLRTDKAIYDAGQSANLTILSTNKNNTVFIDVIRDGQMVLTKSVVLKNHQAQYSLPLPTSLVGVLKIHAYLITDDGDDLGLSRIIYINPTSNLKIQALASKPVYRPGEVAKVELSVTDAQGRPAPSALGISAVDESVFALHGNHPGLLQHFLDAESDLLKPRFQLKSFSDPSPLLLGPAPNQTLAQAYFSSLESEPPNPAMENLIGNDQLPRKVLDHVRSMRGTPDYERLRKDPYFAGILQRIENGVGYYDLREATGPSKLRIVESKRKAYFHNLKGAVLTIAGAALFLLLMFLVLRSAYSGEILMVVAILAIIAILAGLLMPALAKAKQKASRISLINDLKQIDLANRMAEEDRKDAGGANSAPRVRRDFPETLFWQPQLITDDQGKASLEIPLADSITTWRTTIDAVDHHGKLGGTELPIAVFQDFFVDLDLPVSLSLNDEVSMSVTCYNYLNESQDIHLKLAHSDWFYSPSAEATLHLGPNEVKSVHFSLKTLRVGTHSLRVTAKGRKLSDAIEREIKVLPTGDQIELTKNDFLKDGFTSVFNVPATAIPGSQSLWLKFYPSRFSEIVEGLDGILEAPHGCFEQTSSTTYPNVLVLEYLKRMGRLTPATELKAKSFINEGYQRLISFEVPGGGFEWFGHTPAHVGLTAYGILEFKDMSRVHPVDQALIDRTVKWLSAQQMTDGSWSSSAGLDSWSKFDAVTPYVAWALAEAGDNSQNLEKALAYLQSHENEFSTVYAKALVANAFLAHDRADSYGRKLAAELKQTAHLDNNKSIHWTSAGTSLSYSRGADLEVETSALCAMALMKAGLWPESVKQALTWISAHKTRNGTWGSTQATILAMRALIEGSTTSLGQEFDSTVTLSSNGKPIHTFHLNKQNSDVMQQIDLTKYLRSGENRIDLHQVPAGELPFQLTGVYWLPSSPSTIPPKVAETGNPQPLEIVLNYDRTTLAVNDQLQCTATVKNSSGSLINMAIIDLSIPPGFEVDSSDFQSLLAAGKIEKFEATANQVVLYLRELSASVPFTFSYSLRARYPLRIQTSPSTVYEYYQSRNRAQSRSITLEVAKE; encoded by the coding sequence ATGAATCAACATTCTCAGAACGATCCCAAACATTCTTCGTCCCCTCACGGCGCTCCAAATCGAAAACCCATCGGTAGCCTTCTCGCTAAAGGCCTTATCCTAGCCATCTTGGCAGTAACTGTTTATTCAATCTACGTTGCTGTCCACGAACCCGACCCGCAGGAAACGGTATTCCTCGGCCAAACCAAACTCGCCAGTGCCAGTCCAGCCGCCTTCCGAATTCTTGTCCGCCACCGGGCCACAGGTTCTCCCGTTCAAAATGCCAAAGTCGGTCTTAATCTCTCCTCCAAATTTCATTCCACCATAAATCTGGGCACTTTTTACACCGGAGCGGATGGCAGTCTGGGAGACAATATAAACATTCCCGACCTCCCGCCCGGTTCATACCAATTGACTGTGGATGTCTCCTCACGGTTGGGCCGGGATAAATTAATCGAAAAAATGGAAGTCCAACATGCTGTCCGCATTCTCCTCTCCTCAGACAAACCGATTTATCAGCCCGGTCAGACCATTCGTCTCCGCAGTCTGGTGTCCAACACCCGCACACAAGCCCCATTCACCAATGAACCTGTGACCTTTGAAGTAAGTGATCCCAAAGGAAACAAGGTGTTTAAGGAAACCCATAAAGTCTCGAGCTTCGGCATAGCCTCCGCCGACTTTGTTCTCGCCTCAGAGCTAAATCTCGGCAACTACACCATCCGTGCCATCAGCGGCACCGCCACCACGGAAAGCTCGATTCAGGTAAAGCGTTACGTCCTGCCCAAATTCAAAGTGAACATCACCACGGATAAAACCTATTATCTGCCCGGCTACAATGTGGCCGGGAAAATTCAGGTTAAATACTTTTTTGGCAAACCCGTCGCTAATGCTTCAGTAAAATTGAAAGTCACAAGTCTCCAGGAAAAATCATTCGCTGCTTTTGAGATCCCGGGCACAACCGACTCCTCCGGCAACTTCTCCTTCCAATTCGTTGCACCTGATTTTTTTGCCGGTATGCCGCAAAATAATCTCCAAGCCTTTTTGGATTTGAACGTTGAGGTCACTGACACCGCCGGACATCAGGAACAAACAGCCTCGTCGCTGACTGTCACCCAAAGCGAGCTCGACCTCGCGGTCGTTCCTGATGGTGGCAGAGTGGTTCCCGGCGTTGAGAACCTTCTCTACGTCCTCACGACATATCCCGATGGCCAGCCTGCCATTTGTAAAGTCTTCCTCGCCGGAGCCTCTTACCAATCAGATGCCCAAGGGGTTTGTGTTATTAAGTTTTTCCCAGCAGAAATCAATCCCCTGTTGGAACTGCAAGCGCTCGATAACACAGGCAAAAAAGCCCGGCTCAACTATTATCCAGAGGTAAAGGCGGATACCTCGCCGCTGCTGTTGCGTACAGACAAGGCAATCTACGACGCTGGCCAGAGCGCAAACCTAACTATCCTCTCAACCAACAAGAACAATACAGTTTTCATCGATGTGATTCGCGACGGCCAAATGGTTCTTACTAAATCCGTAGTGTTGAAAAACCATCAAGCTCAGTATTCGCTTCCTCTCCCAACTTCCCTGGTTGGCGTTCTAAAAATTCATGCCTACCTGATCACGGATGACGGCGATGATCTCGGGCTCTCCCGGATTATTTACATCAATCCAACCTCCAATCTCAAAATCCAGGCGCTTGCTTCAAAGCCTGTTTATCGGCCGGGCGAAGTTGCGAAAGTTGAATTAAGTGTCACTGACGCTCAAGGACGCCCCGCTCCCAGCGCTCTCGGCATCAGTGCTGTGGATGAGAGTGTCTTTGCTTTGCATGGAAATCATCCCGGACTGTTGCAGCATTTCCTTGATGCCGAAAGCGACCTGCTTAAGCCGCGATTTCAGCTCAAGTCTTTCTCAGACCCAAGCCCTTTGCTTCTGGGCCCTGCCCCTAATCAAACCCTGGCTCAAGCCTATTTTTCTTCGCTCGAATCGGAACCTCCCAATCCAGCGATGGAGAACCTGATTGGCAATGACCAACTGCCGCGCAAAGTACTGGATCACGTCCGCTCTATGCGCGGAACTCCCGATTACGAACGACTTCGCAAAGATCCATACTTTGCAGGGATTCTACAGCGTATCGAAAATGGCGTAGGCTACTATGATCTGCGTGAAGCCACCGGCCCTTCCAAGCTCCGAATTGTCGAATCCAAACGCAAGGCGTATTTCCACAACCTCAAAGGCGCCGTCCTTACAATCGCCGGTGCCGCTCTATTCCTATTGCTGATGTTTCTGGTACTCCGTTCCGCCTACTCGGGAGAGATCCTGATGGTCGTAGCCATCCTTGCCATCATTGCCATTCTGGCAGGATTGCTTATGCCGGCTCTCGCCAAAGCCAAACAGAAAGCTTCAAGAATCAGTCTTATCAATGATCTGAAACAAATTGATCTCGCCAACCGCATGGCGGAGGAGGATAGAAAGGATGCAGGCGGAGCCAATTCAGCTCCGCGCGTCCGCCGTGATTTTCCCGAAACTCTTTTTTGGCAGCCTCAGTTGATCACGGATGACCAGGGCAAGGCATCACTGGAGATACCACTGGCCGATTCGATCACCACCTGGCGCACCACAATTGACGCCGTTGACCACCATGGCAAGCTGGGCGGCACCGAACTCCCCATTGCAGTCTTTCAGGATTTCTTTGTTGATTTGGATCTGCCCGTTTCCCTGTCGCTCAACGACGAGGTCTCCATGTCTGTCACATGTTATAATTACCTGAATGAATCTCAGGATATTCATCTCAAACTTGCCCACTCGGATTGGTTCTACAGTCCATCAGCGGAGGCCACCCTTCACCTTGGGCCGAATGAAGTGAAAAGCGTGCATTTCTCACTAAAAACCCTCAGGGTTGGAACTCACTCGCTCCGGGTGACGGCAAAAGGGCGAAAGCTGTCCGATGCCATCGAACGTGAGATCAAAGTCCTTCCCACCGGCGATCAAATAGAGCTGACCAAAAATGACTTTTTGAAGGATGGCTTTACCAGTGTATTCAATGTGCCAGCAACTGCCATTCCGGGCTCACAAAGCCTTTGGCTTAAATTCTATCCCTCCCGGTTCAGCGAAATTGTGGAAGGTCTGGACGGAATTTTAGAGGCTCCTCACGGTTGTTTTGAACAAACCTCCTCCACAACTTATCCCAATGTTTTGGTTCTCGAATATTTGAAACGAATGGGCCGATTGACTCCGGCAACCGAACTCAAGGCAAAATCGTTCATCAACGAGGGTTATCAACGATTGATTAGTTTTGAAGTCCCTGGCGGTGGGTTTGAGTGGTTCGGACATACTCCGGCACACGTGGGCTTGACCGCTTATGGCATCCTGGAATTTAAGGATATGAGCCGGGTGCATCCAGTCGATCAGGCTCTTATTGATCGCACGGTTAAATGGCTCTCAGCGCAACAAATGACCGATGGTTCGTGGAGCAGCTCAGCCGGGTTGGACTCATGGAGCAAGTTCGATGCGGTCACGCCCTACGTTGCCTGGGCTCTGGCTGAAGCGGGAGATAATTCTCAAAATCTTGAAAAAGCCCTCGCCTATCTCCAGTCCCACGAGAATGAATTCTCCACAGTTTATGCGAAGGCCCTGGTCGCGAATGCCTTTCTCGCTCATGACCGCGCCGATTCGTATGGTCGCAAACTCGCGGCTGAGTTGAAGCAAACTGCCCATCTGGACAATAATAAATCCATTCATTGGACTTCAGCTGGAACAAGCCTCAGCTATTCTCGCGGCGCAGATCTTGAGGTCGAAACCTCTGCGCTTTGCGCCATGGCGCTGATGAAAGCCGGCCTCTGGCCCGAATCGGTAAAGCAAGCGCTCACGTGGATCTCCGCTCATAAGACTCGCAACGGCACGTGGGGTTCCACCCAGGCAACCATTCTTGCAATGCGCGCTTTGATCGAGGGAAGCACCACCTCTCTCGGCCAGGAATTTGACTCTACAGTCACTCTCTCGTCCAACGGAAAACCCATCCATACCTTTCACCTGAACAAACAAAACAGCGATGTCATGCAACAAATCGATCTCACCAAATATTTGCGCTCCGGAGAAAACAGGATCGACCTGCATCAAGTTCCTGCTGGTGAATTGCCTTTCCAGCTGACTGGTGTTTACTGGCTCCCCAGTTCTCCTTCAACAATACCTCCTAAAGTGGCTGAAACTGGCAATCCTCAGCCCTTGGAAATAGTTCTGAATTACGACCGAACCACGCTGGCAGTGAACGATCAACTGCAATGCACCGCGACCGTTAAAAATAGTTCCGGCAGCCTGATCAACATGGCGATAATCGATCTCAGCATTCCACCGGGTTTTGAGGTCGATTCCTCCGACTTCCAATCACTGTTGGCAGCAGGCAAAATCGAAAAATTCGAAGCGACGGCTAATCAGGTCGTTCTTTATTTGCGTGAACTGTCAGCTTCAGTTCCGTTCACCTTCAGTTATTCGTTGCGTGCCCGGTACCCACTTCGTATTCAAACCAGCCCCAGCACAGTCTACGAATACTACCAATCCAGGAACCGTGCGCAGAGCCGTTCCATTACTCTCGAAGTTGCCAAAGAATAA
- a CDS encoding DUF6159 family protein: protein MEKFRRSWELFKSSLYVMQQNKKLLVFPILTATFTIIITMLFILPVAFQPTGYSYTSGEHWGKVVNTIYDTGSMAHSGNHYGRYQALSGVKPLGVAYFAAMYFVSMFCATFFNVAFYSQILSALGGGSVTVGGGLRFACGKWKQILMWTAFAGLIGFIIKSLEQRFGIVGQIVMKLVGAAWSIACVFVIPVIVTDEEAINPVKVLKKSAVTLTRTWGESLIGYVGVSFGGSIIMLISLVWLAGGIFAAIALHSVLLGVMVGVSWLFSIIVLSYIMSVASQIFRCALFLYAAHGDLPQPYTSEMMELAWKVKKG from the coding sequence ATGGAAAAGTTCAGAAGAAGCTGGGAGTTGTTCAAGAGTTCACTTTACGTAATGCAGCAAAATAAGAAATTGCTGGTGTTTCCAATTCTTACCGCCACGTTCACCATCATCATCACGATGCTGTTTATTCTGCCCGTTGCCTTCCAGCCAACTGGCTATAGTTACACCTCTGGCGAACACTGGGGCAAGGTGGTGAACACCATCTATGATACCGGGAGTATGGCGCACAGCGGCAACCACTATGGGCGATATCAGGCCCTCAGCGGAGTAAAGCCATTGGGTGTGGCCTACTTTGCGGCGATGTATTTCGTTTCGATGTTCTGCGCCACCTTCTTCAATGTGGCCTTTTATTCCCAGATATTGAGTGCGCTGGGCGGCGGCTCTGTAACAGTCGGGGGAGGGTTGCGGTTTGCGTGCGGCAAATGGAAGCAAATTTTGATGTGGACTGCGTTCGCAGGATTGATCGGGTTTATCATAAAATCCCTGGAGCAGCGTTTTGGAATTGTGGGCCAGATTGTGATGAAGTTGGTGGGAGCAGCCTGGAGCATTGCTTGCGTGTTTGTGATTCCGGTGATTGTGACCGATGAAGAAGCGATCAATCCGGTGAAGGTCTTGAAAAAGTCGGCAGTGACTTTAACTCGGACCTGGGGAGAATCATTGATCGGCTACGTGGGGGTGAGTTTCGGCGGTTCCATCATCATGCTTATTTCGCTGGTCTGGCTGGCAGGCGGTATTTTTGCAGCCATTGCCCTGCATTCAGTGTTGCTGGGGGTGATGGTGGGTGTGAGTTGGTTGTTTTCAATTATTGTGCTGAGTTACATCATGAGCGTTGCCAGCCAAATTTTTCGTTGCGCCCTTTTCCTCTACGCCGCACACGGCGATCTGCCTCAGCCCTACACTTCCGAAATGATGGAGTTGGCATGGAAAGTCAAAAAAGGCTGA
- a CDS encoding DUF1553 domain-containing protein translates to MTPLSTKLFLALLGTLVASQVNAAPAPDKIEYNRDIRPILSENCFGCHGPDSASRKAGLRLDKLDEATAPRKENKFAIVPGSPEKSELVRRITASDPDDIMPPAKTHKTLSSKEKDLLKLWIAGGAKYQAHWSFLAPTRPELPKVKNRRWVHNPIDQFLLARLEKEGLKPASEADRRTLARRVTLDLTGLPPKPEDVEVFLKDTSANAYEKLVDRLLASPQYGEHRARYWLDTARYADSNGIHFDNYREIWSYRDWIIKAFNRNLSFDKFTIDQLAGDLLPGHDLDDDVATGFNRCNMTTNEGGAIDDEYYVLYARDRTEATGQTWLGLTVGCAVCHDHKFDPLSQKEFYSLSAFFNNTTQKAMDGNVQNTPPILVVPLEQDRAKWESLSPRIDAAKAKLDDRRKVARPDFDIWFTNVSAKAFSKRLPKDVPQFRALLADNKTNSIQVAVNGENRTVTLATNAHWQGGYTAAKAYTSDAKTTPALDDVGDFDKDQSFSYGAWVYLAKGRDGAVIARMDDQHDYRGWDLWLEGGKPGTHIVSKWPEDALKVVANKAIDAKRWTHVCITYDGSAKASGVKIYMDGELQESVGVQADKLQNTLRTKVPFKIGQRNTSSPLDTAGIQDVRIYNRVLKPTEVKSLATDTRMAYLVTRLKKKENDKEKDELYTGYLKDFDQPYQDLSKSVAEVERQGADIKARATVAHVMHEKPESPEAFVLFRGEYDKRRDKVEPTTPKALPAMPADFPRNRLGFAKWLLLPEHPLTARVNVNRFWQELFGVGIVRTTGDFGITGELPSNQALLDWLAVEFRESGWDMKHMYKLMVMSSSYRQAATVTPEKLSKDPDNRLLSRGPRFRMDGEMVRDYALSASGLLIPKIGGPSVKPYQPDGVWEAVAMIGSNTRDYKRDSGEALYRRSLYTFWKRAAPPASMEIFNAPSRETCTVRRERTDTPLQALVTMDDPQFIEAARNLAQHALKDCGARDEVRIDFIAQRLLARPLKPAELKIVSSGYKGLLAHYQSTPKAAEALVSVGESKPDPSLDRPTLAAYTMVANQLMNLDEVLNK, encoded by the coding sequence ATGACACCTTTGTCGACAAAGCTTTTTCTAGCACTCCTGGGCACGCTTGTGGCCTCGCAGGTTAATGCAGCTCCTGCTCCCGACAAGATTGAATACAACCGCGACATTCGCCCCATCCTTTCGGAGAACTGCTTCGGTTGCCACGGTCCGGATTCCGCTTCACGCAAGGCGGGTTTGCGCCTCGATAAACTCGACGAAGCCACAGCGCCCAGAAAAGAAAACAAATTCGCCATCGTCCCGGGTAGTCCTGAGAAAAGCGAACTGGTCCGTCGTATCACGGCCTCTGACCCGGACGACATCATGCCTCCGGCCAAAACCCACAAAACTCTCTCCTCAAAAGAAAAAGACCTTCTCAAGCTCTGGATTGCCGGCGGTGCAAAATATCAGGCCCACTGGTCTTTCCTTGCACCAACCCGCCCTGAGTTGCCCAAGGTAAAAAACCGCCGCTGGGTTCATAATCCAATAGATCAATTCCTTCTGGCGCGCCTCGAAAAGGAAGGGCTTAAACCCGCTTCCGAAGCGGATCGCCGCACTCTGGCCCGCCGTGTGACGCTTGATTTGACTGGTCTTCCGCCTAAACCAGAGGACGTCGAGGTTTTCTTGAAAGACACTTCAGCCAATGCTTACGAAAAACTTGTCGACCGTCTTTTAGCATCTCCCCAATATGGTGAACACCGGGCTCGCTATTGGCTTGATACGGCTCGTTATGCGGATTCCAACGGCATCCATTTCGACAACTACCGTGAAATCTGGTCTTATCGTGATTGGATAATAAAAGCATTCAACCGCAACCTGTCATTCGATAAATTTACCATCGATCAACTCGCCGGTGATCTGCTGCCCGGGCATGATCTCGATGACGATGTTGCCACCGGCTTCAATCGTTGCAACATGACCACGAACGAAGGCGGCGCGATTGATGACGAATATTATGTGCTCTACGCCCGCGATCGCACCGAAGCCACCGGGCAGACCTGGTTGGGCCTTACCGTTGGCTGCGCCGTTTGTCACGATCACAAATTTGATCCTCTCTCACAAAAAGAGTTTTACTCGCTCTCCGCATTCTTCAACAACACCACCCAAAAGGCCATGGATGGAAATGTCCAAAACACGCCTCCCATTCTGGTGGTTCCTTTGGAACAAGATCGCGCCAAATGGGAATCCCTTTCTCCCCGCATCGACGCCGCCAAAGCGAAACTCGACGACCGCCGCAAAGTCGCGCGCCCTGATTTCGATATCTGGTTCACCAATGTTTCGGCCAAAGCCTTTTCCAAACGCCTGCCCAAGGATGTCCCCCAGTTCCGCGCTCTTCTCGCCGATAACAAAACCAACTCCATCCAGGTCGCCGTTAATGGCGAGAATCGCACGGTAACTCTGGCCACCAACGCTCATTGGCAAGGCGGCTATACTGCGGCCAAGGCCTATACCAGCGATGCCAAAACAACCCCGGCGCTGGATGACGTTGGTGATTTCGACAAAGACCAATCCTTCTCTTACGGTGCCTGGGTTTATCTCGCCAAGGGCCGTGATGGCGCTGTCATCGCCCGCATGGATGATCAACATGATTACCGCGGCTGGGATCTCTGGCTCGAAGGCGGCAAGCCCGGCACACACATTGTGAGCAAATGGCCCGAAGATGCCTTGAAGGTCGTGGCGAACAAAGCAATCGATGCCAAGCGCTGGACTCACGTTTGCATCACGTACGATGGTTCCGCCAAGGCGAGCGGCGTTAAAATCTACATGGACGGCGAACTCCAGGAATCGGTCGGTGTCCAGGCTGACAAACTCCAAAACACGCTTCGCACGAAGGTCCCGTTCAAAATCGGCCAGCGTAATACTTCCTCTCCGTTGGATACGGCGGGCATCCAGGACGTGCGTATCTACAATCGCGTGCTCAAACCCACCGAAGTCAAGTCGCTGGCCACGGATACCCGTATGGCCTATCTGGTTACCCGCTTAAAAAAGAAGGAGAACGACAAGGAGAAGGACGAACTTTATACCGGTTACCTCAAGGATTTTGACCAGCCATACCAGGACCTCTCCAAGTCAGTTGCCGAGGTGGAGCGTCAAGGCGCTGACATAAAGGCTCGCGCCACCGTTGCCCACGTCATGCACGAAAAGCCTGAATCTCCCGAGGCTTTCGTGTTGTTCCGTGGTGAATATGATAAGCGTCGCGACAAGGTCGAACCGACCACTCCCAAGGCATTGCCAGCCATGCCTGCCGACTTCCCCCGTAACCGCCTCGGCTTTGCCAAATGGCTGCTGCTCCCGGAACATCCCCTCACTGCCCGGGTGAACGTGAACCGATTCTGGCAGGAACTTTTTGGTGTGGGCATCGTCCGCACCACGGGAGATTTCGGCATCACCGGCGAACTTCCTTCCAACCAGGCTTTGCTTGACTGGCTGGCAGTTGAATTTCGCGAATCTGGCTGGGACATGAAACATATGTATAAGCTGATGGTAATGTCCTCCTCCTATCGGCAGGCAGCTACGGTTACTCCGGAAAAGCTTTCCAAGGATCCTGATAATCGCCTGCTCTCGCGCGGCCCCCGCTTCCGCATGGATGGGGAAATGGTCCGTGACTACGCTCTCTCAGCCAGTGGCCTGCTTATCCCGAAGATCGGCGGCCCCAGCGTGAAGCCCTATCAACCGGATGGCGTATGGGAAGCCGTGGCCATGATCGGCAGCAATACCCGCGATTACAAACGCGACTCTGGCGAGGCTCTTTATCGTCGCAGCCTCTATACTTTCTGGAAGCGCGCCGCACCACCTGCCTCCATGGAAATCTTTAACGCTCCCAGCCGCGAAACCTGCACCGTGCGCCGCGAACGAACAGACACTCCCCTACAAGCTTTGGTAACCATGGACGACCCGCAATTTATCGAAGCTGCTCGCAATCTGGCCCAACATGCACTCAAGGATTGCGGCGCCAGGGATGAAGTTCGCATTGATTTTATTGCCCAACGGCTTCTCGCACGACCGCTTAAACCGGCGGAATTAAAAATCGTCAGTTCCGGCTATAAAGGCCTGCTTGCTCACTACCAGTCCACTCCCAAAGCCGCGGAGGCCTTGGTTTCAGTGGGCGAATCCAAGCCAGACCCTTCTCTGGATCGCCCCACCCTCGCGGCTTACACCATGGTGGCCAACCAACTGATGAACCTGGATGAAGTCCTGAATAAATAA
- a CDS encoding DUF1501 domain-containing protein: MFPEFNPHPIFKDYVRYETRRQFFRRGASLMGAAALGMLAPGLAKGAEKVASLSHAKNQPIGPHFAPRAKRVIYLHMVGGPPQMDLYDYKPAMGEYYDKDLPESIRMGQRLTTMTSGQARFPIAPSKYKFQQHGKSGMWVSELLPWTSKMVDDMCFIRSMHTEAINHEPAICYMQTGNQITGRPCLGSWVSYGLGSMNSSLPTFVVLVAKPTNTEQVQAISGRLWSSGYLPGQHAGVSFRSAGDPILYINNPNGVDAKVRRSMLDGLKALNEMNYHDVGDPETHTRINQYELAFRMQASVPELTDMSGEPESVYQLYGNEAKKPGTFANTALLARRMVERGVRFVQIYHNNWDTHANVSGRLPMQCKDVDQPCYGLIQDLKQRGMLDDTLVIWGGEFGRTIYSQGGLSKDNYGRDHHPRCFTMWMAGGGSKGGTIYGETDDFSYNIVKDPVHIHDFHATALQLLGMDHERFTFRYQGLDQRLTGVEASRVVRELIA; the protein is encoded by the coding sequence ATGTTTCCTGAATTTAATCCCCATCCAATTTTCAAAGATTACGTCCGCTATGAAACGCGCCGTCAATTCTTCCGGCGCGGCGCCAGTTTGATGGGTGCCGCCGCTCTTGGAATGTTGGCTCCCGGATTGGCGAAGGGTGCCGAAAAGGTTGCCTCTTTGTCACATGCGAAGAACCAACCAATTGGCCCACACTTCGCGCCCAGGGCTAAACGGGTGATTTATCTGCACATGGTAGGCGGACCACCGCAGATGGATCTCTACGATTACAAACCGGCCATGGGCGAATATTACGACAAGGATTTGCCGGAATCGATTCGTATGGGACAGCGCTTGACCACAATGACGTCCGGCCAGGCCCGCTTCCCTATCGCCCCATCCAAATATAAGTTTCAGCAGCACGGCAAATCAGGCATGTGGGTCAGCGAACTGCTTCCCTGGACTTCCAAGATGGTTGACGATATGTGCTTCATTCGCTCCATGCACACCGAGGCCATCAACCATGAACCGGCCATTTGCTACATGCAGACCGGCAACCAAATCACGGGCCGCCCCTGCCTCGGTTCATGGGTTTCTTACGGACTCGGTTCCATGAATTCTTCCCTGCCCACTTTCGTTGTGCTCGTGGCCAAGCCGACCAATACCGAGCAAGTCCAGGCAATCTCGGGTCGTCTCTGGTCCTCGGGTTATTTGCCCGGACAACACGCCGGCGTTTCCTTCCGTTCTGCAGGTGATCCCATCCTTTACATCAATAATCCCAATGGAGTTGATGCCAAGGTGCGTCGCAGCATGCTTGATGGATTGAAGGCGCTGAATGAAATGAATTATCATGATGTGGGCGATCCTGAAACCCATACCCGTATTAATCAGTACGAACTCGCCTTCCGCATGCAGGCGAGCGTCCCCGAACTGACCGACATGTCCGGCGAGCCCGAGTCCGTTTATCAACTCTACGGTAATGAAGCGAAGAAGCCCGGAACCTTTGCCAATACCGCCCTGCTCGCCCGTCGCATGGTGGAACGCGGCGTCCGCTTCGTTCAGATTTATCACAACAATTGGGACACGCATGCGAACGTCTCCGGTCGCCTGCCCATGCAGTGCAAAGACGTCGACCAACCCTGTTACGGCTTGATTCAAGATCTCAAACAACGCGGCATGCTGGACGATACCCTGGTGATTTGGGGCGGCGAGTTTGGCCGGACAATTTACTCTCAAGGCGGCCTCTCCAAGGACAATTACGGACGCGATCACCATCCCCGCTGCTTCACCATGTGGATGGCTGGCGGTGGATCGAAAGGCGGAACCATTTACGGCGAAACGGATGATTTCTCCTACAACATCGTCAAGGATCCAGTCCACATTCACGATTTTCATGCCACCGCCCTCCAGTTACTCGGCATGGATCACGAACGCTTCACGTTCCGCTATCAAGGCCTCGACCAACGCCTTACCGGTGTTGAGGCCTCCCGTGTCGTCCGCGAGTTGATCGCCTGA